GCTTACCGACCGTTAAGTAAGTGAATGGAGGCCACCATGCGCGTACTCGTCTCAGGAGCCAGCATCGCCGGACCCGTGCTGGCCTACTGGCTCACCCGGCGCGGCTTCGACGTCACCGTCGTCGAACGCGCTGCGGCACTGCGCAAGACCGGCGGTCACGCCGTCGACCTGTTCCGGCCGGCGATGGAGATCTCCGAGCGGATGGGGGTGATCGAGCAGGTGCGAGCCCGCGCGACCGGCACCACCCGGATGATCCTGCAGCGCACCGGAGGACGCCCACCGGTCGACGTTGATTACCTGAAACTGGTCGGCGTCATCTCGGACCGGCACGTCGAGATCATGCGCGACGACCTGAGCCAGATCTACTACGACGCCGGCCGCGGCGATGTCGAGTACCTGTTCGGCGACCAGATCACCGCGATCGCCGACGACGGCACCGTCGACTTCGCCCACGCCGGGCAGCGTCGCTACGACATCGTCGTCGGGGCGGACGGTCTGCACTCCGGTGTGCGACAACTCGTCTTCGGTCCCGACGCCGCGCACAGCCGGTTCCTCGGCGGCTACCTCGCCGTGCTCTCGGTACCGAAAGACTTTGCGCGCGATGGTGAAATGACGAGCTTCATCGACACCCGCCGATGGGCGATGATCTATACCGCCGACCACCTCGACGATGCCCGTGCGGTGTTCCTGTTCCGGCCCGAACAGCCGCTGGACTATCACCATCGTGACGATGCGCGGCAACGCGTACTGCTGCGCACCGCGTTCGCCGACCTGAACCCGACCGTCGATCGCTGGCTCGCCGAACTCG
This is a stretch of genomic DNA from Mycobacterium sp. ELW1. It encodes these proteins:
- a CDS encoding FAD-dependent monooxygenase; protein product: MRVLVSGASIAGPVLAYWLTRRGFDVTVVERAAALRKTGGHAVDLFRPAMEISERMGVIEQVRARATGTTRMILQRTGGRPPVDVDYLKLVGVISDRHVEIMRDDLSQIYYDAGRGDVEYLFGDQITAIADDGTVDFAHAGQRRYDIVVGADGLHSGVRQLVFGPDAAHSRFLGGYLAVLSVPKDFARDGEMTSFIDTRRWAMIYTADHLDDARAVFLFRPEQPLDYHHRDDARQRVLLRTAFADLNPTVDRWLAELDGPGSFYFDSITQLELTSWSRGRVTLVGDAGYCPGPAVGGSTSLAVLGAYVLAGELERAGGDHVAAFAAYEAVMADPVRHSRAFARTVAKTLVPRSEFGVWALVTAGRVLDALPAGLTRAVAKLNDSGVRLYDAMGYPDYPVPASAID